The proteins below are encoded in one region of Syntrophotalea carbinolica DSM 2380:
- the mnmG gene encoding tRNA uridine-5-carboxymethylaminomethyl(34) synthesis enzyme MnmG codes for MAEYGKDYEVIVVGAGHAGCEAALASARMGCNTLLLNLHLDAVAQMSCNPAIGGLAKGHLVREIDALGGEMARVIDATGIQFRTLNTKKGPAVRATRAQADRRAYQFHMKQVVENQPALDLKQGSVSRLILQGDKVSGVETTDGLRFFGQTVVLTTGTFMRGLIHVGLQHFPGGRAGEPPSLGLSDHLAELGLRVGRLKTGTPARLDGNTIDYDRLVPQHGDVPPKPFSADTEKITSPQVPCFITATNAHTHDIIRQGLDRSPLYQGVIEGVGPRYCPSIEDKIMRFPDKDSHHVFLEPEGLGTREVYPNGVSTSLPPDVQLAFLRTIPGLEHVEIMRPGYAIEYDFVDPIQLKPSLETKKIRNLFLAGQINGTSGYEEAAAQGLMAGINAVHALRDCPPVVLGRDQAYIGVMIDDLVTCGTSEPYRMFTSRAEYRLLLREDNADQRLTPLGHQVGLVSDERWQRFTRKMDKIVEGRDFLEKRRLSSSDKEAIGRLGLEDLKNGLSLVQILRRPDINIEDLVFCDDRLADIPENVREQLQIEIKYEGYIARQYEMVERFRRSEQIAIPSDMDYSPIEGLSIEVREKLQKVRPQNLGQAARIPGVTPAAVAILSVLLRRN; via the coding sequence ATGGCCGAATATGGAAAAGACTACGAAGTTATAGTGGTGGGTGCAGGGCATGCCGGTTGCGAGGCGGCTCTGGCGAGTGCGCGAATGGGCTGTAATACTCTGTTGCTTAATCTACACTTGGATGCCGTGGCTCAGATGTCTTGTAATCCTGCTATTGGCGGTTTGGCCAAGGGGCACCTGGTGCGAGAGATTGACGCATTGGGCGGGGAGATGGCCAGGGTGATTGATGCCACTGGTATTCAGTTTAGGACGCTCAATACAAAAAAGGGTCCTGCCGTCAGAGCTACAAGGGCACAGGCGGATCGACGCGCATATCAATTCCATATGAAGCAGGTTGTCGAAAATCAGCCCGCATTGGATTTGAAGCAAGGCTCGGTGAGCCGCTTGATCTTACAGGGAGATAAAGTCAGCGGAGTGGAAACAACCGATGGTTTGCGTTTTTTCGGGCAAACCGTGGTGTTGACCACGGGCACGTTTATGCGCGGGTTGATTCACGTTGGACTTCAGCATTTTCCTGGAGGGAGGGCTGGTGAACCTCCGTCGCTGGGTTTATCGGACCATCTGGCCGAACTCGGATTGCGGGTGGGGAGGCTAAAAACCGGTACGCCTGCACGACTGGATGGAAATACCATAGATTATGACCGATTAGTGCCGCAGCATGGAGATGTTCCCCCTAAACCTTTTTCTGCAGATACCGAGAAAATAACCAGTCCACAGGTGCCGTGTTTTATCACAGCCACAAATGCGCACACGCACGACATTATTCGGCAGGGGCTTGACCGGTCTCCTTTGTATCAAGGGGTTATTGAGGGGGTCGGCCCAAGGTATTGTCCTTCGATTGAAGATAAAATCATGCGATTTCCGGATAAGGATAGTCATCATGTTTTTTTGGAGCCGGAGGGACTTGGTACCAGGGAGGTTTATCCGAATGGCGTATCGACTTCGTTGCCCCCGGATGTGCAGTTGGCCTTTTTACGCACTATTCCCGGATTGGAACATGTGGAAATTATGCGTCCCGGGTATGCCATCGAGTATGATTTTGTCGACCCGATACAACTGAAGCCAAGTCTGGAAACCAAAAAAATTAGAAATTTATTTTTGGCCGGACAGATTAACGGCACGTCGGGGTATGAAGAAGCGGCTGCGCAGGGGTTGATGGCCGGAATCAATGCTGTGCATGCCCTGCGCGACTGTCCGCCTGTTGTCTTGGGTAGGGATCAGGCCTATATTGGGGTGATGATCGATGATCTGGTCACATGCGGGACGTCGGAACCTTATCGCATGTTTACCTCCAGGGCGGAATATCGACTGCTGCTGCGAGAAGATAATGCCGATCAGCGGTTGACCCCCCTTGGGCATCAAGTGGGGTTGGTAAGTGACGAAAGATGGCAACGTTTTACCCGCAAGATGGATAAAATCGTCGAAGGACGGGATTTTCTGGAAAAAAGGCGCCTGTCTTCGTCCGATAAGGAGGCCATCGGCAGGCTCGGGCTGGAAGATTTAAAAAACGGTCTTTCGCTTGTCCAGATTCTGCGTCGCCCGGATATAAATATTGAAGATCTCGTCTTTTGTGATGACCGTTTGGCGGATATTCCGGAAAATGTTCGCGAACAGCTGCAGATAGAGATAAAATACGAAGGCTATATAGCAAGGCAGTATGAAATGGTTGAGCGATTCAGACGTTCCGAACAGATAGCCATACCGTCAGATATGGATTATTCCCCTATAGAGGGTTTGTCTATCGAAGTGAGGGAAAAATTACAAAAGGTACGACCTCAAAATTTAGGTCAGGCCGCACGTATTCCCGGGGTAACCCCGGCGGCGGTGGCTATATTGTCGGTGCTTTTACGCAGGAATTAA
- the rsmG gene encoding 16S rRNA (guanine(527)-N(7))-methyltransferase RsmG, which produces MQNRLQELLTRIGLSLEKPVCDRLLWYLDEMLRWNRRINLTAIENKEEALEKHLLDSLTVVPLLRGDERLLDMGSGAGLPSIPIKIARPQMCVLSVDSVHKKIVFQQHVARQLKLQGFEARACRIQSLSQGESETSFDVVTARALTHLSDLLSMAEPLLNDKGRLIAMKGPDGEAELAECAQQIRKAGFVAEPLQHLSLPLSGSERTLVVLKRKPGR; this is translated from the coding sequence ATGCAGAATAGATTACAGGAGCTATTAACGCGTATTGGTTTGTCTCTGGAAAAGCCGGTCTGCGACCGGTTGCTGTGGTATTTGGATGAAATGCTGCGCTGGAACCGTCGTATTAATCTTACGGCGATAGAAAATAAAGAAGAGGCTTTGGAAAAGCACCTGCTTGATTCCCTGACCGTAGTACCTTTGCTCCGAGGGGATGAACGACTTCTGGATATGGGTTCGGGGGCAGGTTTGCCGTCCATACCGATAAAGATTGCACGACCGCAAATGTGTGTATTATCTGTGGATAGTGTGCATAAGAAAATCGTGTTTCAACAGCATGTTGCCAGGCAGCTTAAATTGCAGGGATTTGAAGCCAGGGCATGTCGCATTCAGAGTTTGAGCCAGGGAGAATCCGAGACTTCCTTTGATGTTGTGACCGCTCGTGCCTTGACCCACCTGTCAGATCTTTTATCTATGGCGGAACCCTTGTTAAATGACAAAGGTCGCTTGATAGCCATGAAAGGACCGGATGGAGAGGCGGAATTAGCGGAATGCGCCCAACAGATAAGGAAAGCGGGGTTCGTTGCCGAACCACTGCAACACTTGTCCCTGCCCCTGTCCGGTTCTGAACGAACACTTGTAGTGTTGAAACGAAAACCGGGGCGATAG
- the yidC gene encoding membrane protein insertase YidC: MENKNVIIALLLMVLIWTGYTTFFVKPAPAPVNDEPAVAESFPAVTPEVVGERVVPSVDHVMAAAASSDIAPRDFVVDTEDFRAVFTNVGGRLKKLELKNYRETLKEDSGLVTLVDADNALSTFGILGQGDIALAENTVYATDVPAEGLTLGSDDKKDLRFTAVLSNGVVVEKVFSLNGKGYDFNLQVRVVNPGDRPIQGSLELLMVQPWSEDREGSRYSFVGPAIYADDELNTYKVKELEDGAIRHDNSGIWTAFEDKYFMTAAVPLRSEQHAFVLEKVGNAVKNIVSSGNLSVGGQQSVTLDYLLYAGPRDLDVLEQVNHGLDKAIDFGFFDMLARPLLSVLKFCHKNLISNYGVAIILLTVFIKVLFWPLTHKSYKSMRDMQKLQPEMQRLREKYKKDKERMNREIMELYRKNRVNPMGGCLPMFAQIPVFFALYKVLLGSIALRHEPFIFWIQDLAAKDPYYITPLIMGVTMFFQQKMSPTTMDSQQAKIMLFMPVIFTFMFLNFPSGLVIYWLVNNVLTIAQQWFINREGGQPVKAG, translated from the coding sequence ATGGAAAACAAAAATGTTATTATAGCTCTTTTGCTCATGGTGTTGATTTGGACGGGCTATACCACTTTTTTTGTCAAGCCCGCTCCGGCTCCTGTCAATGACGAGCCGGCCGTTGCCGAATCATTTCCTGCCGTTACTCCCGAGGTTGTCGGGGAAAGGGTCGTTCCCTCCGTAGATCATGTTATGGCCGCTGCCGCGTCATCGGATATCGCTCCGCGGGATTTTGTCGTGGATACCGAGGATTTTCGGGCCGTATTTACCAATGTGGGCGGGCGACTTAAAAAACTGGAGCTTAAAAACTACCGTGAAACCCTTAAGGAGGATTCAGGGCTTGTTACTCTGGTCGATGCCGATAATGCACTAAGCACTTTCGGTATTCTTGGTCAAGGGGATATAGCCCTGGCTGAGAACACGGTCTATGCGACAGATGTCCCTGCCGAAGGATTAACTCTCGGTTCCGATGATAAAAAAGATCTTCGCTTTACGGCCGTTCTGAGCAATGGCGTGGTTGTGGAGAAGGTCTTTTCACTTAACGGTAAAGGATACGATTTTAATCTTCAGGTCCGGGTAGTTAATCCGGGAGACAGACCTATTCAGGGTAGTCTGGAACTCTTGATGGTTCAGCCCTGGTCGGAAGATCGTGAGGGTTCCCGGTATTCCTTCGTCGGGCCGGCAATTTACGCGGACGATGAGCTGAATACCTATAAGGTCAAGGAACTTGAGGACGGCGCCATCCGGCATGATAACAGTGGTATCTGGACCGCATTTGAAGACAAGTATTTCATGACGGCCGCTGTACCTCTCCGGTCCGAACAACATGCCTTTGTTTTGGAAAAGGTCGGCAATGCCGTCAAAAACATCGTATCCAGCGGAAACTTATCGGTAGGTGGGCAACAATCGGTGACTCTCGATTATCTGCTGTATGCCGGGCCCCGCGACCTGGATGTTCTGGAGCAGGTTAATCATGGTCTGGACAAGGCGATAGATTTCGGTTTTTTCGATATGCTCGCCCGACCCTTGCTTTCCGTTCTTAAATTTTGTCATAAAAATTTAATATCAAACTACGGCGTGGCGATTATTCTGCTCACGGTGTTCATAAAAGTTCTCTTTTGGCCCCTGACGCATAAAAGTTACAAATCCATGCGCGATATGCAGAAGCTACAACCGGAGATGCAGCGGTTGCGCGAAAAATATAAAAAAGATAAAGAGCGCATGAATCGCGAGATCATGGAATTGTATCGTAAAAACCGTGTTAACCCCATGGGCGGTTGTTTGCCCATGTTCGCGCAGATCCCGGTTTTCTTCGCTTTATATAAAGTGTTGTTGGGATCCATTGCTCTTCGTCATGAGCCTTTTATTTTCTGGATTCAAGATTTGGCTGCCAAGGATCCTTATTACATTACCCCTTTGATTATGGGGGTTACTATGTTCTTTCAGCAAAAAATGAGTCCTACCACCATGGATTCCCAGCAAGCCAAAATCATGTTGTTCATGCCGGTTATTTTCACCTTTATGTTCCTTAATTTCCCCTCCGGCCTGGTTATCTACTGGTTGGTAAACAATGTTCTTACCATAGCCCAGCAGTGGTTCATTAATCGTGAAGGGGGGCAACCGGTCAAGGCCGGTTGA
- the mnmE gene encoding tRNA uridine-5-carboxymethylaminomethyl(34) synthesis GTPase MnmE, which yields MINDDTIVAPATAPGEGGIGIVRLSGSGAEKLLLKFFSPRRFCERLDSHFLYYGKFTDETGKIVDEVMAVIMRKPRSYTREDVVEIHCHGGGLLVRSIIDVFLAAGARLARPGEFTLRAFLNGRIDLTQAEAVIDLIRSRSNLASDVALSQLEGRLAQQIGVFGQVIADLLAQVEAAIDFPEEDIELDDQQMLGASAGALIADMDRIIDTFESGRVLREGLRVLIFGKPNVGKSSLMNGLLGEARAIVTDIPGTTRDTIEEDLVLGGLPLRIVDTAGIRNTLDPVEEEGVRRARSKVESADLVLLVIDGSQEMGEDDLLALEFCRNREVLVVINKCDLATLPISSALDGLPYVRTSVLEKNGLDGLVSAIQERFVHNAHVAENRETVVLTQRRHRQALVKARQSLGRFRETLVQGMSPEFGAVELRDALDAVGEITGETTPDDILERIFTRFCIGK from the coding sequence ATGATCAACGACGATACTATTGTGGCTCCGGCCACTGCACCCGGTGAAGGTGGTATCGGCATCGTGCGTCTTTCCGGGTCTGGGGCTGAAAAACTTTTACTTAAGTTTTTCAGCCCCAGGCGTTTTTGCGAACGTCTTGATTCTCATTTCTTATATTATGGGAAGTTTACGGACGAAACCGGAAAAATCGTCGATGAAGTAATGGCGGTTATTATGCGTAAGCCACGTTCCTATACTCGGGAAGATGTGGTAGAGATTCACTGTCATGGTGGCGGTCTTCTGGTACGGAGTATAATAGACGTCTTTCTTGCTGCCGGTGCACGATTGGCTCGCCCCGGAGAATTTACTTTGCGCGCATTCCTCAATGGCCGCATCGACCTGACTCAGGCAGAAGCTGTTATCGACCTTATACGGTCCCGGTCCAATCTGGCCAGCGATGTAGCCTTGAGTCAACTCGAAGGACGTCTTGCTCAACAGATAGGTGTTTTCGGTCAGGTTATTGCGGATCTGCTTGCTCAAGTCGAGGCGGCAATCGATTTTCCGGAAGAGGATATTGAACTTGACGATCAACAGATGCTCGGGGCTTCTGCCGGCGCCTTGATCGCCGACATGGATAGGATTATTGATACCTTCGAGTCCGGGCGTGTTTTGCGTGAAGGATTGCGGGTTCTTATCTTTGGCAAGCCAAATGTTGGTAAAAGTTCATTAATGAACGGTCTTCTCGGGGAGGCTCGCGCTATCGTTACCGATATTCCGGGTACGACTCGGGATACCATTGAGGAAGATCTCGTTCTCGGCGGATTGCCCCTGCGGATTGTCGATACAGCAGGTATCCGCAATACTCTGGATCCCGTGGAGGAAGAAGGTGTTCGTCGAGCGCGGTCCAAAGTTGAATCTGCCGATCTTGTGCTGCTGGTTATTGATGGTAGCCAGGAGATGGGTGAGGATGATCTTCTTGCCCTGGAGTTTTGTCGTAACCGGGAAGTATTGGTGGTTATAAATAAGTGTGATTTAGCTACCCTTCCCATTTCCAGTGCTTTGGATGGGCTACCCTATGTAAGGACATCCGTCTTGGAAAAAAACGGGCTTGACGGATTGGTGTCAGCGATACAAGAACGCTTTGTCCATAATGCTCATGTCGCTGAGAACAGGGAAACTGTTGTTTTGACTCAGCGGCGGCATCGGCAAGCCTTGGTGAAGGCGAGACAATCCCTTGGTCGTTTCAGGGAAACCCTCGTTCAGGGAATGTCGCCGGAGTTTGGGGCTGTTGAACTCCGTGATGCATTGGATGCTGTTGGCGAAATTACCGGGGAGACAACCCCCGATGATATTTTAGAGCGGATCTTTACGCGATTCTGCATTGGAAAATAG